GGACCACAAACGTctgtgtgagtgtgtgtgtgtgtgtgtgtgtgtgtgagtatACATATAGCATAAAGAAATAAGACAACTCAAGATAACCAAAACCGGTTTCCATTACCTGAATAAGCACGGGGAAGAGAGACAGCATACAACAAGTTCTGGTAGTACAACTAAAATTTGATGGTTACTAAATAAAAGAGATTCTATCTCCAACCTAGTGAAAACAAAACTACATAAAACTGCTACCAACTCTCAGTTGAGTTCCATTACCATGAAGGCTTACTCTAATTACAACAATTTTGAAGATCAATAAAAGAAATTACTAACCTCTGGAAAAATGGAACCTTTTCACGAGGTGCATAAGGCTCATAGATAAATCCTGGGCTTGTCATGGAAACTCTAAGTGCTCCCTGCATATATCATAAGGTAAGCATACATGTCATGGTTGCTTGTCTGGAATACGAGACAGACTAGACAACTAGAAGTTCAGTGGTTCTCTTGAATAATAGCACAAGATGACAATCACACCTCTAACCCTTTACAGTGAAGTTCACCAGTTCCTTCAGTAAAGTACTAATGGAAAATATACTAACAAGAAAAACTGAATTGGAAGATTTGCGGTGTGAACCGGGCAAATCGATAAACATACCATTTGTCTTGCTTGGGCAGGTGCTTTTACTTGTGTGGATAGCAACCTTTTATCATTCAAGAAGATTGGCAACTCGACAGCCTGAatacaagaaaaacacataacGAAAAGAAATGATCAATGACTTGTAACATTCAtcatttcataaatcatttcaGGCGCACCAACACGTTCGTTACAGACACATAATCAAAAACTAgcattttcaatcaaattgttCAAGTTATAAACTCTAGAAATTTACCATTGCAGAACGCAGCGTCATAGCATTTCTACAAGTCCAAGGAAGTGCTCCATTGCCCTTATATAAGCTTGAGTACATGTTCCGGCTATTAAGTTCGGCCACTGATCACAAAGTAAActattttaacttttaaatGCCAAGCCAGAAATTTACAGTAAGTAATCAATTCATGAACATCTCTAATAGAAAATTACCATTTGAAATACCAGTTCCGTAGCTTCTTGAGCATCCAAGACTGAAAATTTAACAATACCATCATCATAAAGCTAATTGGGTCACATAAATAACAACCTCAAATACTAAACAGAGGCATTTTCATTCATTTTCGATAAGAAAGATGAAATCTTTAAGTCAAATTTCCTTCATTTCATCCAAACTATTTCAGAGCCGGGCATTAACCCATTTCATTATACTCACGGATACGAAGATTCTTGAATCTGGGTCGCACGCAAGAGAACACGAATCGTGTTTGAGCTTCTGAAAGCCATCATTCATCACAAATCTTCAAGACCCCAATTTGATTTTGTATAAACGAACATGGAGATCGACAAAACTGAGAGAGAGGTTTTTGGTGTTTCGTTTAAGGTTTAAGGAGGAACTATATGGTGCTTCGCAGTGGGGATGGATATCCTGGGTATCTCTGGGCTTTGTTAATTGGGGCTTCTTATTTTGGGCTGAGTAGCTTGGGCTGGTTGAAATCATTCTCATGCAAATGTCACTGTGGGAAATTTTTGTAAGAAATCGATGAACCTTTTAAGAACGCAAGAAGCATGAATCTGTTGTACTTCTTCATCTGGTAACAATAGTGAAGAGAATTCGGGCAAATAATCTTGTTAATGAAGGATGATAGCTATAGataatatatataacaaacttACTAGTTATAAGTAAATGAAACGTTTTAGAACTTTGGATAGAATCTCTCAATAATGAGATATTCTTtgcttgaaaattttgaaatattcAAGTATACAAGGAGGTCACCGTATTTAACTCAAATTTTTTCATGCTTAATTACAAGAATATGGATAAAGCTATTATATTGATCTGCTTAAGTGTTGTTAGGAGctaccctttttttcttttttaaaataaGGGCTGtatggctgccctcaagccttaatTGATGAAACTGATGAATACACAGAGAGGGGATATAGTGCCTAAAGCCCATATTACAATACGCAGCAAGAGGACCTcccgaataataacaggagtctctACAACAACAATATTTTCAAACATGCACCAATAGCAAAGAGCTACATCTTATATTTGAATGATGAGGCCCTTTTGGATAGTTGATATATTGAAATTTTATATTGCATCACAGATCTCACGCGTATATTTTGACTACCAGCATCAGCCATGTACTCCGATCTTTACAAATTAAGAACATGGAAACTCTACTAATATATGTAATTTAAATTTCGCATCAATATGAATGTTGTTCATATGACagttaaatatatatttaaccGTTGGTTTCAAGTAGTTTGTTCTTCTTCATTTGCACCACTCGGTGAACCAGGAACGAAGGGAACAAATCCCCGTCCACCAAACACCGGTCTCATGAACTTGTCATCAAATTTTCTCCAAAAATGGTGCACAGTATAAGTCGTATGAGTCATCAGCAACCTGAAGCTACTTTTCCTTTGACTTGGCTGACTGTTGCCTTCTTCGCTTGGATCACCGGTTTCTAGGAACAATAGCCTCAAGTCTTCTAGACTTGGACTATCAGTTGCATCCGAAATATTGTGGTTTGCATGTCTCGGCAGTACAGCTTCAATTAACGGCTTTGTTATCGAGCCAAATACCTGTTTCAATGGGGAAAAGAACGTTAAGTCACTAATTTGACAAGCTCAATGACCAAGTCGCATAAATAAACTTAAGCATACATACCACTGTGCTGAATAGAACAACAATTATTGTGGAGGTGATCATCCGTGCATTATCTTGCACTGATGACGTCGTGGACTCTGAAAACTACAATTGTAGATTGTACAAAGTCGGTACATCAGTATATGAACCAAATATCTTGAGTTTTTAGGACTTGAAGAAGGATAAGCAGAACTTACTTGGTTGTATGACAAAGCAATAGTAACTGCACCTCTCATTAGGCCTGCCCACCACATTATGAACTGAGATGTTCAAGTAGTTAGGAAACACATGGTGAATTTGGGGGAGAAGTAAGGTGCTTAACCAAGTTCTAAAGTGATTAAACCTGTTGACGGAATTTGATTTTAGTGCTTTCTCTCTTCTTGCAGCAATTTGAAATGTTTGCGATCGGGAATATGAATGCTGCCCTTCCGATTAATACAAGTGCAAACAAAATCGAACTGACACCAATTGAAATTCCTGGACTGAACCAAAGAGAACTTTACAAGTCAGGCAAGTAGTTTTTAATATTACAACTTATTTTTGAAGTTTTCGACGTATAGTAAGAGTAGTTAGCAATAAAGACCGATATACCTTGCTTTGCTGGATTTCCATTTGTCAATGTCCATGGCATCCATACCAACATAGAGGAATATAAAGGTTTCTGAAATGAATGACATTGTTGCAAATGCATGCCTGAAACCATCAAACAATATGCAGATTACAATCTAAATATTGGAAAAAATAGATTTATCTTTTCAAACTCATACTTATGATGAGATTAGTGGTTTCAACCAGCTAGTTTCGAGCTTGTAGGCCACTGTTTCTGCTAACAGAAATGATTCTGATACCAAAACAATGAAAAGTGGGTTCTGTTCTTACTTGGTTGTTATCCTTGAGCTTTCTGTAACATTGTGCCATGTGTAATGTGACATTACTATGCCACAAAAGAAAACTGTCAAAATTCCACTGAGACTCAAAAGCTGCAAACAAACAAATTTATTAAGTCATAAATCAGTTCCTTTGTAATAGTCTTCTGCATTTACTTAAAACCTTCATAAGGTCCAAGTAGAAGTTGTAGTTATCCATATTCTGTTTTAGGGTACCTCAGCCAACATGTATGACAAATAAGCCATAAGCATCATGAGAGCAACTTCACGATCTGTAGAATGCCTGTTGCCAAGAgaatcataaattcataatgtcAGGGAAATTGGTTAAGTATAGTTCCACCACTTCCACAGTACAAGTCTTTCCATCCGATTGCTATTCAAATTTGCTAACTTCTCAGATGGTCATATTTTGATAAGCTTAGCTTTTGCTTAAATTTATGATAAGCACAAGAACTCAGCTGCCATTATAATTTTAGCAGATTCTAATCTTGCTGATGTCAAGTAAAAGCCAGAAACTATAATGGTAAATGTAAATGCATATGCTGAGCTTAATTATCCTCTAtaaattcattttcttcctATTCTTTGTATCTGTATTTCTATTACAATTAAAAATCTATCTCAGTTGACTGGACCATAAGTGACTATTAGTCGTGGAATATATACAGTTTATATATACACAAATGAATGCAGCACCAAACACTGGGTCAACATTCTAGAAGTATTTCCTTATACCTTCCAAAGTAAAGCGTTTTTATGATAAAAGCGCTCATAAGACCAGCCTGAAACATAGTAACGAAGCAAGTTAGAACATCCCAAACTTAGTAATAAGTGCTCAATTTTCTCCCAATCATAACATCATTAGTAGAAAATTGAGCTTCAATTTCATGATTTAGTCCAAAGTGAGTTCTCAAATCAAGGTATAAGCAAAACAACCAATAATCTACAACTTACTGCTATACCAAGAAGAGTGCTGGTGAAGAAGAGGTAAAGAAAAGTGCCTAATAATTTCAAGGCTGTAAGACCACTGACGTTCCTCACGTCTAGTGATTGTACTGCATTGAAGAGCACGATAGAGGTAGCATCATTCACTACTCCCTCCCCGAATACGACACTGTAGAGAAAGGGAGTGTCATCTTGACTAAGAACCTTTAACATGAGAAAAACCATCACGCCAGTTACAAGTCAGTTCATGAAACATGTATTTAGACTGAGATTATAAGGTTACCTGCAGTGTACAAACTGAATCCGTTGCTGACAATATGGCACCAACAGCTGCACACATAAGAAAGcagaaaatttcaaaaacgACAATCACAGAACCATCAAGATAAAAATAGTAAGATAAATTTTTGTTACCTAGGTAATCTCGAATGGTCAGAGTTGTGAAACCAAATCTACTGAAAACTAAAGAGGCACCTGCAAATTTTTCCAGACATTTATTATAACTTCATAAGAGAATTCAGTTAAACAAATCAAGTAAATATTCAATGATATGGAGGTCTTACACTCTTACCTAGTGATATGAGGCAGAAAGAAATTACTGTACCAACTATACCAAACAGCAAAATTGTTGTGAAATTCTTGAAAAATTGCTTTTTCTTGACCTGAAAACTGAACCACAATTAAAAATTCTGATGATTAGGAGCCAATTCTGATCATATCTCGAAATAAAGGGAAAAACCATAACGAATTTCAAGTTTTGCAGTCAAAATTCAAGCAATTCAAAGATCTCGAACTTTCATTatagaaatttcaaaacccaaatcagataTTATGCGTATCTTCATTGAGCATTGCCTTGAAATTGGACCTGCGTAGAATTGAGATCGAGTTCATACCCAGCATTGAAAATGATTGGAGGAAGTAAATAAAGGAAGAACAAGTCCTCATTGAAGATCAAAATTTGTGAACTCTCGAACTGAGTAACCAGCAACACCACTAGTCCAGCAATCAAGCCCTGTAAACttaacaaattaaaagaaagaaacccagAATTCTGTTAgagtgcgtgtgtgtgtgtgtgcatgtgtgtgtgtttatgcATAAAGGGTATGCATTTACTGACCAAAAGAAGGGCGGTGATGGATTCATTAGCCCAACGATGCTCTTCCAACAAATGACCGATTATGATACAGAGGCAGAGGAGTGCGAAGAAGACAGTGAGTGCAATCACGGTGGAGGTGTCGAGAAATGTATCCTTGAGTTTC
Above is a genomic segment from Rosa chinensis cultivar Old Blush chromosome 3, RchiOBHm-V2, whole genome shotgun sequence containing:
- the LOC112195340 gene encoding sodium/hydrogen exchanger 1, with the translated sequence MAVLETIQKLKDTFLDTSTVIALTVFFALLCLCIIIGHLLEEHRWANESITALLLGLIAGLVVLLVTQFESSQILIFNEDLFFLYLLPPIIFNAGFQVKKKQFFKNFTTILLFGIVGTVISFCLISLGASLVFSRFGFTTLTIRDYLAVGAILSATDSVCTLQVLSQDDTPFLYSVVFGEGVVNDATSIVLFNAVQSLDVRNVSGLTALKLLGTFLYLFFTSTLLGIAAGLMSAFIIKTLYFGRHSTDREVALMMLMAYLSYMLAELLSLSGILTVFFCGIVMSHYTWHNVTESSRITTKHAFATMSFISETFIFLYVGMDAMDIDKWKSSKASPGISIGVSSILFALVLIGRAAFIFPIANISNCCKKRESTKIKFRQQFIMWWAGLMRGAVTIALSYNQFSESTTSSVQDNARMITSTIIVVLFSTVVFGSITKPLIEAVLPRHANHNISDATDSPSLEDLRLLFLETGDPSEEGNSQPSQRKSSFRLLMTHTTYTVHHFWRKFDDKFMRPVFGGRGFVPFVPGSPSGANEEEQTT